A single region of the Bacteroidota bacterium genome encodes:
- a CDS encoding PKD domain-containing protein, protein MKKIITSVFMLMFTVVAFAQNNFFTPTNYRGAIDSDTTKDWTKGWANWDPNNTVYSATTVTVNGGDITTNTTWTKNNVYLLNDGYVYVTNNATLTIEPGTVIRGTGKGSLIICRGAKIIAQGTLAEPIVFTSSKGAGLRAPGDWGGLVLTGKGVHNLPQGDTAAAEGGIAKPVTGSGLIDGRHGGTDDNDSSGVLTYVRVEFAGIPLSTAANSEINGITFYSVGRKTLVDNVQVSYSGDDSYEWFGGAVNCKHLIAFAGIDDDFDTDNGFKGLVQFGIGLRIPQNADQSGSNGFESDNDANGSTNSPRTAPVFSNITMVGPYFTGQTVTPNSNFGRAAHIRRNSALTLVNSILQGYPVAGLIIDSRRTNAGFQNGDAIFKNNIIAGIPSGWAGRLASSSDTLALTTSAQVAAWVVANGTDTFNVSNDINLVRPFVYTNPNFAPTTTSVAKAGSNFNTGKTPYDAKPVVDFSSANTALAYTFTNLTNTKGFATRYAWDFGVTSSTTDTSTAVAPAFTFPGNGSFTVTLKAVNDFDSTVFTKVVVVNVNLKPTADFTFAQTNPTTRDFIFNNTTNTKGYATTYAWDFGVTSSSVDTSTLASPSFTFPSNGFYTVTLKAKNQYDSITVSKIVGVTVTVPQNNFFEYTNYRGAMSADTTKDWTKGWANWEPNNSTYATPTVTINGGDITTNTTWTKDNVYLLNDGYVYVTNNATLTIEPGTVIRGTGKGTLIIARGAKIIARGTLAEPIVFTSSKGAGLRAPGDWGGLVLTGKAIHNLPQGDTAAAEGGIAKPVTGSGLIDGRHGGTDDEDSSGALTYVRVEFAGIPLSTAANSEINGITFYSVGRKTLVDNVQVSYSGDDSYEWFGGAVNCKHLIAFAGIDDDFDTDNGFKGLVQFGIGLRIPQNADQSGSNGFESDNDANGSTNSPRTAPVFSNITMVGPYFTGQTVTPNSNFGRAAHIRRNSALTLVNSILQGYPVAGLIIDSRRTNAGFQNGTAVFKNNVIAGIPSGWAGRLASSSDTLALTTSAQVAAWVVANGTDTFTTSNEVNLVRPFMYTNPNYAPTSTSVASTGSNFTTGKTPFNSTPIVDFSFAPSVPNSKTYNFSNLTDTRGINTTYAWDFGGQGTSTDANPTFAFTANGSYIVKLTAKNAFDSSFVNKTVVVSVSDKPAANFTYVQTSTAGSREFTFTNTTDEKGSATTYAWDFGVTGSTTDTSSAKNPVFTFPANGTYTVQLIASNAFLADTVTKTVTVISSSITEVNKSINQLMVFPNPTSDNVTVAFDLAKTNDVQIDLVDITGKVIRTTNNMRFASGMNEVTLNTADINQGIYFVKVSTQELSKTTRLVIVR, encoded by the coding sequence ATGAAAAAAATTATTACTTCTGTTTTTATGCTTATGTTTACGGTAGTAGCATTTGCACAAAACAATTTTTTCACTCCTACTAATTATAGAGGAGCCATTGATTCCGATACTACAAAGGATTGGACAAAAGGATGGGCAAATTGGGATCCCAACAATACTGTTTATTCGGCAACAACGGTTACAGTGAACGGTGGCGACATCACTACTAACACAACATGGACAAAAAACAATGTGTACTTATTAAACGATGGTTATGTATATGTAACAAACAACGCAACATTAACCATTGAACCGGGAACAGTAATAAGAGGAACCGGAAAAGGTTCTTTAATTATTTGTCGCGGTGCTAAAATTATTGCACAAGGTACATTAGCTGAGCCTATTGTATTTACTTCAAGCAAAGGTGCTGGTTTAAGAGCTCCTGGCGATTGGGGTGGCTTGGTATTAACTGGTAAAGGAGTTCACAACTTACCTCAAGGTGATACTGCTGCCGCAGAAGGTGGAATTGCAAAACCGGTTACTGGTTCAGGTTTAATTGATGGCCGTCATGGAGGAACAGATGATAACGATAGTTCAGGTGTTTTAACATATGTACGTGTAGAGTTTGCTGGTATTCCATTATCAACAGCTGCTAACTCAGAAATTAACGGTATTACTTTTTACTCAGTAGGAAGAAAAACATTGGTAGATAATGTACAAGTTTCTTACTCAGGTGACGATTCATATGAGTGGTTTGGTGGTGCAGTAAATTGCAAACATTTAATTGCTTTTGCTGGTATTGACGATGATTTTGATACAGATAACGGATTTAAAGGTTTAGTACAATTCGGTATAGGTTTACGCATTCCTCAAAACGCTGACCAAAGTGGTTCAAACGGATTTGAAAGTGATAACGATGCAAATGGTTCAACTAACTCACCAAGAACAGCTCCTGTATTCTCAAATATAACAATGGTTGGTCCTTATTTTACAGGCCAAACGGTTACGCCTAATTCAAACTTTGGACGTGCTGCACACATTAGAAGAAACTCAGCTTTAACGTTAGTGAATTCAATTTTACAAGGTTATCCAGTAGCTGGTTTAATTATTGATTCAAGAAGAACCAATGCTGGTTTCCAAAATGGAGATGCAATATTTAAAAACAATATTATAGCAGGTATTCCTTCAGGATGGGCTGGTAGATTAGCTTCTTCATCAGATACATTAGCTTTAACAACTAGTGCACAAGTAGCTGCTTGGGTAGTTGCAAACGGAACAGATACTTTCAATGTTTCAAACGATATTAACCTGGTTAGACCATTTGTATATACCAATCCTAATTTTGCACCAACAACTACTTCGGTAGCTAAAGCAGGTTCAAACTTTAATACAGGTAAAACTCCTTACGATGCAAAACCAGTTGTTGATTTCAGTTCAGCCAATACAGCGTTAGCTTATACTTTTACCAACTTAACCAATACAAAAGGTTTTGCTACACGTTATGCATGGGATTTTGGTGTTACTTCATCAACTACCGATACATCAACAGCAGTTGCTCCGGCTTTTACTTTCCCGGGCAATGGAAGCTTTACCGTAACTTTAAAAGCAGTAAACGATTTTGATTCAACAGTATTTACTAAAGTAGTAGTAGTAAACGTAAATTTAAAACCAACTGCTGACTTTACTTTTGCTCAAACAAATCCTACAACCAGAGATTTTATTTTTAACAATACTACCAATACAAAAGGATATGCTACTACTTATGCATGGGATTTTGGTGTAACTTCATCAAGCGTTGATACTTCAACATTAGCTAGCCCATCATTTACTTTCCCTTCAAATGGTTTTTATACAGTAACATTAAAAGCAAAAAATCAATACGATAGTATTACCGTTTCAAAAATTGTTGGTGTAACAGTAACTGTTCCACAAAACAATTTCTTTGAATACACTAACTACCGTGGTGCTATGAGTGCTGATACTACAAAAGATTGGACAAAAGGATGGGCTAATTGGGAGCCTAACAATAGTACATATGCAACACCAACTGTTACTATTAATGGTGGCGATATTACAACTAACACAACTTGGACTAAAGACAATGTATATTTATTAAACGATGGTTATGTATATGTAACAAACAACGCCACATTAACCATTGAACCGGGAACTGTAATTAGAGGTACAGGAAAAGGTACTTTAATTATAGCTCGTGGTGCTAAAATTATAGCCCGTGGTACATTGGCTGAGCCTATTGTATTTACTTCAAGCAAAGGTGCTGGTTTAAGAGCTCCTGGTGATTGGGGTGGTTTAGTATTAACTGGTAAAGCTATACATAACTTACCGCAAGGTGATACTGCAGCTGCAGAAGGTGGAATTGCAAAACCAGTTACAGGTTCAGGTTTAATTGATGGCCGCCATGGAGGAACAGATGATGAAGATAGTTCAGGTGCTTTAACTTATGTACGTGTAGAGTTTGCTGGTATTCCATTATCAACAGCTGCTAACTCAGAAATTAACGGTATTACTTTTTACTCAGTAGGAAGAAAAACATTGGTAGATAATGTACAAGTTTCTTACTCAGGTGACGATTCATATGAGTGGTTTGGTGGTGCAGTAAATTGCAAACATTTAATTGCTTTTGCTGGTATTGACGATGATTTTGATACAGATAACGGATTTAAAGGTTTAGTACAATTCGGTATAGGTTTACGCATTCCTCAAAACGCTGACCAAAGTGGTTCAAACGGATTTGAAAGTGATAACGATGCAAATGGTTCAACTAACTCACCAAGAACAGCTCCTGTATTCTCAAATATAACAATGGTTGGTCCTTATTTTACAGGCCAAACGGTTACGCCTAATTCAAACTTTGGACGTGCTGCACACATTAGAAGAAACTCAGCTTTAACGTTAGTGAATTCAATTTTACAAGGTTATCCAGTAGCTGGTTTAATTATTGATTCAAGAAGAACCAATGCAGGTTTCCAAAACGGTACTGCTGTATTTAAAAACAATGTTATTGCAGGTATTCCTTCAGGATGGGCTGGTAGATTAGCTTCTTCGTCAGATACATTAGCCTTAACAACCAGTGCACAAGTGGCTGCTTGGGTAGTTGCAAACGGAACTGATACATTTACTACTTCAAACGAAGTTAACTTGGTTAGACCATTTATGTATACTAACCCTAACTATGCACCAACAAGTACTTCGGTTGCTAGCACAGGTTCAAACTTTACAACTGGTAAAACGCCTTTCAATTCAACTCCAATTGTTGATTTCTCTTTTGCTCCTTCAGTTCCAAATTCAAAAACTTATAACTTCAGTAACTTAACAGATACAAGAGGTATTAACACCACTTATGCTTGGGATTTTGGTGGACAAGGTACTTCAACTGATGCAAACCCTACATTTGCTTTCACTGCTAACGGAAGCTATATTGTTAAGTTAACAGCAAAAAATGCATTTGATTCATCGTTTGTAAACAAAACAGTAGTAGTATCAGTTTCTGATAAACCGGCTGCAAACTTTACTTACGTACAAACCAGCACTGCAGGTTCACGTGAATTTACATTTACCAATACAACTGACGAAAAAGGTTCAGCTACTACTTACGCTTGGGATTTTGGAGTAACAGGTTCAACTACCGATACATCATCGGCTAAAAACCCTGTGTTTACTTTCCCTGCTAACGGTACTTATACTGTTCAGTTAATTGCCAGCAATGCTTTCTTAGCTGACACAGTAACAAAAACTGTTACCGTAATAAGCTCTTCAATTACAGAAGTAAACAAATCAATTAACCAGTTAATGGTTTTCCCTAACCCAACCAGCGATAACGTAACAGTAGCTTTTGATTTAGCAAAAACCAACGATGTACAAATTGATTTAGTAGACATTACAGGTAAAGTAATAAGAACTACCAATAACATGAGATTTGCTTCAGGTATGAATGAAGTTACTTTAAACACTGCTGATATCAACCAAGGTATCTACTTTGTAAAAGTAAGCACACAAGAGTTGAGCAAAACAACACGTTTAGTAATAGTAAGATAA
- a CDS encoding Crp/Fnr family transcriptional regulator: MERDTTELHSFLLSNSQLGNEKVSEIVKLFQQLSVPKNTIYLNEGQVSNAYAFLTKGYMRAFTYDTEGNEVTTAFYQNNQLVFEVNSFFTRTPSKECIQAITDCTVFYIDFNQLNQLFHSIPEFREFGRSVLVKCFVDLKQRTLAMINETAEQRYISLLANNPNIFQFASLKHIASFLGITDTSLSRIRKDLANKC; the protein is encoded by the coding sequence ATGGAAAGAGATACTACCGAATTACATTCCTTTTTGTTAAGCAATAGCCAATTAGGGAACGAAAAAGTAAGTGAAATAGTAAAGCTGTTTCAACAGCTTAGTGTACCTAAAAACACCATATATTTAAACGAAGGCCAGGTAAGCAATGCATATGCTTTTTTAACAAAAGGGTACATGCGGGCTTTTACTTACGATACCGAAGGCAATGAAGTAACAACAGCATTTTATCAAAACAACCAGCTGGTATTTGAAGTAAATTCCTTTTTCACGCGTACACCTTCCAAAGAGTGTATACAAGCCATAACAGACTGCACGGTTTTTTATATAGACTTCAATCAACTCAATCAGTTGTTTCATAGTATTCCCGAGTTCAGGGAGTTTGGCCGCTCGGTTTTAGTAAAATGTTTTGTAGATTTAAAACAACGTACGCTGGCAATGATTAATGAAACAGCAGAGCAACGTTATATAAGCTTGTTAGCAAACAACCCCAACATTTTTCAATTTGCATCCTTAAAACACATAGCCTCGTTTTTAGGCATAACCGATACCTCGTTAAGCCGTATCCGGAAAGATTTAGCTAATAAATGTTAG
- a CDS encoding pseudouridine synthase encodes MTYRDKLQYLLVRKLRIANKEAKQLIADGLITVNNTIVFDNVIVLVTDSVSYNNIIVQEPKQMLYIALYKPRGIEATLNETISDNLKALLPFDEKLFPVGRLDKESEGLLLMTNDGDLFNKITKPGSQIEKEYIVTVDKPIDENFVVRMSNGIEIMGQLTLPCKVKPIDDYTFRIILTQGLNRQIRRMCYKLNYEVLTLKRIRIDNVVLGDLKPGEYKKLNHL; translated from the coding sequence ATGACCTACAGAGATAAGCTACAATATTTATTGGTAAGAAAATTACGTATAGCTAATAAAGAAGCTAAGCAGCTTATAGCCGATGGCCTTATTACAGTAAACAATACAATTGTTTTTGATAATGTAATAGTATTGGTAACCGATAGCGTAAGCTATAACAACATTATAGTGCAGGAGCCAAAACAAATGTTGTATATAGCTTTGTACAAACCAAGAGGTATAGAAGCAACCTTAAATGAAACCATTAGCGATAACCTCAAAGCACTGCTTCCGTTTGATGAAAAATTATTCCCGGTAGGCAGGTTGGATAAAGAATCAGAAGGCTTATTGCTAATGACCAATGATGGTGATTTGTTTAATAAAATTACCAAGCCCGGTAGTCAGATAGAAAAAGAATATATAGTTACGGTTGATAAACCCATAGACGAAAACTTTGTAGTGCGAATGAGCAATGGTATAGAAATTATGGGCCAGCTAACCTTGCCTTGTAAAGTAAAACCAATAGATGATTATACATTCCGTATTATTTTAACGCAGGGCTTAAACAGGCAAATAAGACGCATGTGTTATAAATTAAATTACGAAGTATTAACCCTGAAACGAATCAGGATTGATAATGTAGTGTTAGGCGATTTAAAGCCGGGAGAATATAAAAAGCTGAATCATCTTTAG
- a CDS encoding DUF1572 domain-containing protein, which yields MSANESYLGSVKKQFAYYKQLGEKAIDQIAEDKLFVMFNDDTNSIATIVKHLSGNMLSRWTDFLTSDGEKPWRNRDDEFVNSINNKAELMEYWNKGWQCFLQTLDSLQNSDLEKIIYIRNEGHTVMEAINRQLAHYPYHVGQIVFYAKQLKGGEWNTLSIAKNKSLDYNANKFAKEKGIRHFTDDELKS from the coding sequence ATGAGTGCTAACGAATCGTATTTAGGTAGTGTAAAAAAACAATTTGCCTACTATAAACAATTAGGCGAAAAAGCCATAGACCAGATAGCCGAAGACAAGCTGTTTGTAATGTTTAATGACGATACCAACAGTATAGCCACTATTGTAAAACATTTGAGTGGAAACATGCTATCGCGCTGGACAGATTTTTTAACCAGCGATGGCGAAAAACCATGGCGTAACAGGGATGATGAATTTGTAAATTCCATCAACAATAAAGCGGAGCTAATGGAATACTGGAATAAGGGCTGGCAATGTTTTTTGCAAACACTGGATAGTTTACAAAACAGCGATTTGGAAAAAATTATATACATACGCAACGAAGGCCATACGGTTATGGAAGCCATTAACAGGCAACTAGCCCATTATCCGTACCATGTCGGGCAAATTGTATTTTATGCCAAACAGCTTAAAGGTGGCGAATGGAATACTTTATCTATAGCCAAAAACAAATCGCTTGATTACAATGCTAATAAATTTGCCAAAGAAAAAGGCATCAGGCATTTTACTGATGATGAACTAAAAAGCTAA
- a CDS encoding TonB-dependent receptor has translation MKNLFATILFSFAFVLFTNAQTGKIAGKVFDNKTSGALIGVKIMIEGTTTGTSSDFEGKFTIAKLAPGTYNVVASYLGYNKKVITGIEVKNGEATPITISMEEASKKLGEVVIRGEVKKESANALLIQQKNATTISDGVSIETIRKTPDRNTSDVLKRVSGATIQDNKYAIIRGLPDRYNAAYINGAPLPSSEPDRKAFAFDIFPANLLDNIVIVKSATPDLSGEFAGGLILIKTKDIPDQNFYNVSFGTSINTLTTFNKFNTNVNGSTDFLGIDDGKRKLPGSTPDNATFQRYQNDIQTIDDVQRLVNVAKPFNNNFKLEENASMRPAYSFQFSMGHVKKIKTAELGSIFSMSMQNTPTTQQIVRKDYDNNGKVYEYNDEQNTINTLNGFLWNISIKNKSNKISFKNLLNINSNDQTVVRTGEDLINGFMYKSYAMWYTQNILNSHQVNGEHYVKKFESKINWTLGYSGLNRETPDLRRVRYQKATGDDNAVFEVPLSSTAQADIAGRFFSTQNDKIFNAGFDISRALNIKKFKNEIKFGAYAQLRDRNFNARQLGYAYAPGQNPSDLRRLSIDEIFASDNISTTGLVLKEVTTPTDAYTAASNLYAGYVRFDSKVTERLRAVWGVRAESYNQKLNTYKTGSTEPFNIDTVVVDFLPSVNLVYALNSKTNLRASYSQTVSRPEFRELASFTFFDFNDNLLVEGSSVLKRTRIHNYDLRYELYPTPAQLVSASVFYKQFEDPIEKSLTQGGSPKTMGYSNVGSAFSYGLEVDYKLNFGQLFKVKNEFLSGLNFIGNLAYIKSEVDVSKVLATAEKSRPLQGQSPYIVNASLQYANAKKEYGVSISFNRIGERIVNVGNSEYASYWEKPRSVIDLQINKTFYKKLDVRFGIRDLLSQNIIFYQNGDGDNAFDSSKDNEIWNYKVGSSYSINMSYKF, from the coding sequence ATGAAAAATTTATTTGCGACCATCCTATTTAGTTTTGCTTTTGTATTATTTACAAATGCACAAACAGGTAAAATAGCTGGTAAAGTATTTGACAATAAGACAAGTGGTGCGTTGATAGGAGTGAAAATTATGATTGAAGGTACCACTACTGGTACATCAAGCGATTTTGAAGGAAAATTTACCATTGCTAAATTAGCACCGGGTACCTACAATGTAGTAGCGAGCTATTTAGGTTATAACAAAAAAGTAATTACCGGTATTGAAGTAAAAAATGGCGAAGCAACACCTATTACCATATCAATGGAAGAAGCATCGAAAAAATTAGGCGAAGTAGTAATCAGAGGTGAAGTAAAAAAGGAAAGCGCCAATGCTTTACTAATACAACAAAAAAATGCTACCACTATTTCAGACGGAGTATCCATTGAAACCATAAGAAAAACACCGGACAGAAACACCAGCGATGTTTTAAAAAGAGTAAGCGGTGCTACTATACAGGATAACAAATATGCTATTATAAGAGGTTTACCGGACAGATACAATGCTGCTTATATTAACGGAGCACCACTACCAAGTTCAGAGCCTGACAGAAAAGCATTTGCGTTCGATATTTTCCCAGCTAATTTATTAGACAATATAGTAATAGTAAAATCAGCTACGCCTGATTTATCGGGAGAGTTTGCAGGCGGATTGATATTGATTAAAACCAAAGATATACCTGATCAAAACTTTTATAACGTATCGTTTGGAACAAGTATAAACACCTTAACTACCTTTAATAAATTCAATACCAACGTAAACGGGTCGACAGATTTTTTAGGGATAGATGATGGCAAAAGAAAATTACCGGGCAGCACGCCCGATAATGCGACTTTCCAACGTTACCAAAACGATATACAAACCATTGATGATGTGCAACGTTTGGTAAATGTAGCTAAGCCATTTAACAACAACTTTAAATTAGAAGAAAATGCTTCTATGAGACCGGCTTATAGCTTCCAGTTTAGCATGGGTCATGTTAAAAAAATTAAAACGGCTGAGTTAGGAAGTATATTTTCTATGTCGATGCAAAACACACCAACTACCCAACAAATAGTGCGTAAGGACTACGATAACAATGGTAAAGTGTATGAGTACAACGATGAGCAAAATACCATTAACACTTTAAATGGTTTTTTATGGAACATCAGTATTAAAAACAAAAGCAATAAAATATCATTCAAAAATTTATTGAATATCAATTCAAACGACCAAACAGTGGTAAGAACGGGCGAAGATTTAATCAATGGGTTTATGTATAAATCATACGCTATGTGGTATACACAGAACATATTGAATAGCCACCAGGTAAACGGAGAACATTATGTTAAAAAATTCGAATCGAAAATAAACTGGACATTAGGCTACAGTGGCTTAAACAGAGAAACACCCGATTTAAGAAGAGTAAGATACCAAAAAGCAACAGGCGATGACAATGCAGTTTTTGAAGTGCCTTTAAGTTCTACAGCACAAGCTGATATTGCCGGAAGATTTTTCTCAACACAAAATGATAAAATTTTCAATGCTGGTTTTGATATATCAAGAGCATTGAATATTAAAAAATTCAAAAACGAAATAAAATTTGGTGCTTATGCGCAATTAAGAGACCGTAACTTTAATGCAAGACAATTAGGTTATGCTTATGCGCCAGGCCAAAACCCAAGCGATTTAAGAAGATTATCAATTGATGAAATATTTGCATCAGACAACATCAGCACAACAGGCTTGGTATTGAAAGAAGTAACTACACCGACTGATGCTTACACCGCAGCAAGTAATTTGTATGCAGGTTATGTACGTTTTGATAGTAAAGTAACCGAAAGATTAAGAGCTGTGTGGGGAGTAAGAGCAGAATCGTACAATCAAAAATTAAATACCTACAAAACAGGTAGCACAGAGCCTTTCAATATTGATACGGTAGTAGTTGATTTTTTACCATCGGTAAATTTAGTATATGCTTTAAACAGCAAAACCAATTTAAGAGCTTCATACTCACAAACAGTTTCTCGTCCTGAGTTCAGAGAGTTAGCTTCATTTACTTTCTTTGATTTTAACGACAACTTATTGGTTGAAGGAAGTTCAGTTTTAAAAAGAACCAGGATTCATAACTACGATTTGCGTTATGAGTTGTACCCAACACCGGCACAATTAGTATCTGCATCGGTTTTCTACAAACAATTTGAAGACCCGATTGAAAAATCGTTAACACAAGGTGGAAGCCCTAAAACCATGGGTTACTCAAATGTTGGTTCAGCATTTAGCTACGGTTTAGAAGTTGATTATAAATTAAACTTTGGCCAATTATTTAAAGTTAAAAATGAATTCTTATCAGGCTTAAACTTTATTGGTAACTTAGCTTATATTAAATCAGAGGTTGATGTTTCAAAAGTATTGGCCACTGCTGAAAAATCGAGACCATTACAAGGACAATCGCCTTATATTGTAAATGCAAGCTTACAATATGCCAATGCTAAAAAAGAATACGGAGTATCAATTTCGTTTAACAGAATAGGTGAGCGTATAGTAAACGTTGGTAACAGTGAGTATGCCAGCTATTGGGAAAAACCACGCTCGGTTATTGATTTACAAATCAACAAAACATTCTATAAAAAATTAGATGTACGTTTTGGTATCAGAGATTTATTGTCACAAAATATTATTTTCTATCAAAATGGTGATGGCGATAACGCATTTGACTCATCAAAAGACAACGAGATTTGGAATTATAAAGTAGGTTCATCATACTCTATAAACATGAGTTATAAGTTTTAA
- a CDS encoding response regulator, which yields MKTIIIDDEKLAREGLKNLLKEFTDIEIIGEASNADEGLDLIDKLKPQLIFLDIQMPEKTGFEMLEELIETPAIIFTTAYNEFAIKAFEVNALDYILKPIETARLREAIAKAKKQIALAEEQKGSQKLADDSQVFIRDGERCWYVKLADIRLIESNGNYAKIYFDKFQPLIHRTLNALDERLNPTMFFRANRQQIINLNYIEKIEPFFNSGFLFYMKDGSKVEVSRRQAVKFKDMMSL from the coding sequence ATTAAAACAATAATTATTGACGATGAAAAATTAGCCCGCGAAGGACTAAAAAACTTGTTAAAGGAATTTACCGATATTGAAATTATTGGCGAAGCAAGTAACGCTGACGAGGGGCTTGATTTAATCGATAAACTGAAACCACAATTGATATTTTTAGACATACAAATGCCTGAAAAAACGGGCTTTGAAATGTTGGAAGAGTTAATTGAAACACCGGCTATTATTTTTACCACTGCTTACAATGAGTTTGCCATTAAAGCTTTTGAGGTAAATGCGTTAGACTATATTTTAAAGCCTATTGAAACCGCACGTTTACGTGAGGCCATAGCCAAAGCTAAAAAACAAATTGCTTTGGCTGAGGAGCAAAAAGGAAGTCAAAAATTAGCGGATGACAGCCAGGTTTTTATTCGCGATGGTGAACGTTGCTGGTATGTTAAGTTAGCCGATATACGCCTTATTGAAAGCAATGGAAACTATGCAAAAATATATTTTGATAAGTTCCAACCGCTTATTCACCGTACATTGAATGCATTGGATGAGCGTTTAAACCCGACTATGTTTTTCAGGGCTAACCGCCAACAGATTATTAATTTAAATTATATCGAAAAAATTGAACCTTTTTTCAATAGCGGGTTTTTGTTTTATATGAAAGACGGCTCCAAAGTAGAAGTAAGCCGCAGGCAAGCGGTTAAGTTTAAAGACATGATGAGCTTATAA
- a CDS encoding histidine kinase yields MKMYSYIGKRNMLNKAKIYWYCQIGGWFFFILIELITYINVFGYSNGLLLNGLGNWVAGIFLTHLYRLIFIRLHWLELPLHKLIPRAIILVIIISIPLTILNVILDFYTLSQNNVTDTFDFNSEVISKINFSILPIFFFNLSKYVFLWAVIYHFFQYWERLLKTERDKFELQAVLKETQYNNLKTQLNPHFLFNSLNGIRTLIDIDPDNAKEAITKLSSLLRGSLKMEKNKTVTLAEELNTVKDYLAIEKIRFDERLETILDINEQSLKTKLPPMMLQTLVENGIKHGISNLKNGGVISIKAYVQNQTTIIEIINSGQYNPKPESSGLGVENTRERLRILFDETASFTIQNFDNTNVITKIILPL; encoded by the coding sequence ATGAAAATGTACTCCTATATTGGCAAGCGTAATATGTTAAACAAGGCTAAAATATATTGGTATTGCCAAATCGGGGGGTGGTTTTTCTTTATTCTGATAGAACTCATAACCTATATAAATGTATTTGGTTACAGCAATGGCCTTTTATTAAATGGCTTGGGAAATTGGGTAGCGGGTATTTTTTTAACGCATTTGTACCGTTTAATATTTATACGCCTGCACTGGCTGGAGCTGCCTTTACATAAGCTAATACCCAGGGCCATTATACTGGTTATTATTATTTCTATACCGCTTACTATTTTAAATGTAATACTCGATTTTTATACGCTATCCCAAAATAACGTAACCGACACTTTTGATTTTAACTCTGAAGTAATTTCAAAGATTAACTTTTCTATTCTGCCCATCTTTTTCTTTAACTTATCAAAATATGTGTTTTTGTGGGCCGTTATTTATCACTTTTTTCAGTACTGGGAACGTTTGCTTAAAACCGAGCGCGATAAATTTGAACTACAGGCCGTGTTAAAGGAAACACAATACAATAATTTAAAAACACAGCTTAACCCACATTTTCTGTTTAACTCATTAAACGGTATCCGAACTTTAATTGACATTGACCCTGATAATGCCAAAGAAGCCATTACCAAACTAAGCAGCTTGTTAAGAGGCTCGCTTAAAATGGAAAAAAACAAAACGGTAACACTGGCCGAGGAGTTAAATACGGTAAAGGATTATTTAGCCATTGAGAAAATACGATTTGACGAAAGGCTGGAAACCATACTCGATATAAACGAGCAAAGCTTAAAAACAAAACTGCCGCCCATGATGTTGCAAACATTGGTAGAAAATGGCATTAAACACGGCATTAGCAATTTAAAAAACGGTGGTGTAATAAGCATTAAAGCTTATGTGCAAAATCAAACCACCATTATTGAAATAATTAACAGCGGACAGTATAACCCTAAGCCTGAAAGCAGCGGTTTGGGTGTGGAGAATACACGCGAACGCTTGCGTATATTATTTGATGAAACAGCCTCATTTACCATTCAGAATTTTGACAATACCAATGTAATAACCAAGATAATATTACCATTATGA
- a CDS encoding nucleoside deaminase — MEEIFTHEYFMKMALKEAQKAFDEDEVPIGAVVVCNNKIIGKGYNLTEKLNDVTAHAEMQAITAAANYLGAKYLTECTLYVTIEPCIMCGGALFWSQIDKVVFGASDEKRGYQQAGNKLHPKTEVIKGILADECGTLVKAFFKKLR; from the coding sequence ATGGAAGAGATATTTACGCACGAGTATTTTATGAAAATGGCTTTAAAGGAAGCACAAAAAGCTTTTGATGAAGACGAAGTACCCATTGGTGCAGTGGTGGTATGCAACAATAAAATAATTGGCAAAGGTTATAACTTAACGGAGAAATTAAATGATGTAACAGCCCATGCAGAAATGCAGGCCATTACGGCTGCGGCCAATTATTTGGGCGCAAAATATTTAACGGAGTGCACTTTATATGTAACCATAGAGCCTTGCATTATGTGCGGTGGAGCTTTGTTCTGGAGCCAGATAGATAAAGTGGTATTTGGTGCCAGCGATGAAAAAAGAGGTTACCAGCAGGCAGGCAATAAATTACATCCAAAAACAGAGGTTATAAAAGGGATATTGGCTGACGAATGCGGTACCTTGGTAAAAGCATTTTTTAAAAAGCTTCGTTAG